In the genome of Pempheris klunzingeri isolate RE-2024b chromosome 3, fPemKlu1.hap1, whole genome shotgun sequence, one region contains:
- the ptpn9b gene encoding tyrosine-protein phosphatase non-receptor type 9, which yields MAEALTTQEQLAVEEFLSEVRSREQPHSAGLVSQPTAVKFLMARKFDVSRAIDLFQAYKNTRIKEGIININPDEEPLRSELLSGKFTVLPGRDAKGAALALFTARLHRPDVTTHKAVLQAIIYQLDKAIESLQTQRDGLIFIYDMTNSSYGNFDYELCVKILNLLKGAFPARLKCVFIVSSPLWFRAPFAVLRLFVREKLRERVCTVKAHELASHIPVSSLPEHLGGTSQYSHVAWIQSCVNIHTNTVQGDTQEHDTHDCVGSLLRSYSLECSNTSAGATLSHTHINTQLGSELAVANSNCYDDSNANPHNHCGVVEGRTRGPGQYQQSPQSAANRPQGNHQHWNGSAVSGANVAVSGSSPNANMNGRGRQAPPQSDTPPDTPLSHKGDGDAGDAVDGQATDSASMSQNDGVKEEDVEDGEEVEGVPPLPQKSLPRPPHQTSSQSPSLSSSWGPDDEDRCMEVSVHMPEQGGMTVHELVEHVKRRKKKGIYQEYEEIRKEPAAGTFEYSKKLSNQIKNRYSDVLCLDQSRVRLCQLCDDEDETSDYINASFMDGYKMGNAYIATQGPLPKTFGDFWRMVWEQMVLIIVMTTRVVERGRVKCGQYWPLEGGRTEQYGYFLVRNTHIQVFQDFKLSHLELYNTQSGERREVCHYLYVSWPDFGVPKSASAMLDFREHVLQRREAAVQSLGSTWTGPPGGPPVVVHCSAGIGRTGTFCTLDICLSRLEDIGTVDVRQTVRRMRTQRAFSIQTWDQYYFCYTAVIEYAQRNGKLSPVQWSDSDLETDSE from the exons ATGGCGGAAGCCCTGACAACTCAGGAGCAGCTG GCTGTGGAGGAGTTCCTGAGTGAGGTGCGTAGCAGGGAGCAGCCTCACAGTGCTGGGCTCGTCTCACAACCTACAGCTGTAAAGTTTCTGATGGCCCGCAAGTTCGACGTCTCCAGAGCCATCGACCTCTTCCAGGCATACAAG AACACAAGAATCAAAGAGGGCATCATCAATATCAACCCTGACGAGGAGCCCCTTCGCTCTGAGCTGCTGAGTGGCAAATTTACAGTCCTG CCTGGCCGTGATGCAAAGGGCGCCGCTCTAGCACTCTTCACTGCCCGTCTTCATCGGCCTGATGTCACCACTCACAAAGCTGTGCTGCAGGCCATCATCTATCAGCTGGACAAAGCCATAGAGAG TTTGCAAACTCAAAGAGACGGACTCATATTTATCTATGACATGACCAACTCAAGCTATGGCAATTTTGACTATGAGCTCTGTGTCAAGATCCTCAATTTGCTCAAG GGAGCATTTCCAGCTCGTCTAAAATGTGTCTTCATTGTGTCATCGCCTCTCTGGTTTCGAGCACCTTTTGCAGTCCTCCGCCTATTTGTGCGCGAGAAGCTGAGAGAAAGG GTGTGCACAGTGAAAGCTCACGAGTTGGCCAGCCACATCCCAgtctcctccctccctgaacACCTGGGTGGGACATCCCAGTATAGCCATGTAGCTTGGATCCAGTCCTGCgttaacatacacacaaacactgttcagGGTGACACACAAGAACATGACACACACGACTGTGTGGGAAGTCTGCTGCGCTCCTACAGCCTAGAGTGCAGCAACACAAGCGCAGGCGCTACACTGTCCCACACCCATATAAATACCCAGTTAGGTTCTGAGCTGGCAGTGGCTAACTCTAACTGCTACGACGATAGCAATGCTAACCCACACAACCACTGCGGTGTGGTGGAGGGCAGGACTCGAGGGCCGGGACAGTACCAGCAGAGCCCACAGTCTGCTGCAAACCGGCCGCAGGGGAACCACCAACACTGGAACGGCTCAGCAGTTAGCGGGGCCAATGTGGCTGTTAGTGGCTCTAGCCCCAATGCTAACATGAATGGTCGTGGCCGCCAAGCCCCTCCCCAGTCAGACACGCCCCCTGACACACCGCTTTCCCACAAAGGTGATGGGGATGCTGGGGATGCTGTGGATGGCCAGGCAACAGACTCCGCCTCTATGTCTCAGAATGATGGTGTGAAGGAGGAGGACGTGGAGGACGGTGAGGAAGTAGAAGGCGTGCCTCCTTTGCCCCAGAAATCTTTGCCTCGCCCCCCTCACCAGACTTCCTCCCAGTCCCCGTCCCTGTCTTCGTCATGGGGTCCTGATGATGAGGACCGCTGCATGGAGGTGTCTGTTCACATGCCAGAGCAGGGAGGCATGACGGTGCATGAGTTGGTGGAGCACgtaaagaggaggaagaagaaggggaTCTATCAGGAATACGAAGAGATCCGCAAGGAGCCTGCAGCAGGCACCTTTGAGTACTCCAA AAAACTGTCCAATCAGATAAAGAACCGGTACAGTGATGTTCTCTGCCTGGATCAGTCACGAGTACGACTCTGCCAGCTCTGTGATGACGAAGATGAG ACATCAGATTATATCAATGCCAGTTTCATGGACGGGTACAAGATGGGCAACGCCTACATCGCAACTCAGG GCCCTTTGCCAAAAACTTTTGGTGACTTCTGGCGCATGGTGTGGGAACAGATGGTACTTATCATTGTCATGACGACCAG ggtggtGGAGCGTGGGCGTGTCAAGTGTGGTCAGTACTGGCCTCTTGAGGGGGGCAGGACTGAGCAGTATGGGTACTTCTTGGTCAGGAACACTCACATCCAGGTGTTTCAGGACTTCAAACTTTCCCATCTTGAACTTTACAACACACAG TCTGGAGAGAGACGAGAGGTGTGCCACTACCTCTATGTCAGCTGGCCAGACTTCGGGGTGCCCAAAAGTGCTTCAGCTATGTTGGACTTCCGCGAGCATGTACTTCAGAGGAGGGAGGCTGCAGTCCAGAGCCTGGGCTCCACTTGGACGGGGCCTCCAGGGGGCCCCCCTGTGGTTGTGCACTGTAGTGCTGGCATCGGTCGCACAG GCACGTTTTGTACACTGGACATCTGCCTGTCCCGGCTGGAGGACATCGGCACAGTAGATGTCCGTCAAACGGTGCGGCGGATGCGTACACAGAGGGCTTTCAGCATCCAGACCTGGGACCAGTACTACTTCTGCTACACAGCAGTCATTGAGTATGCCCAGCGCAATGGGAAACTGAGCCCAGTGCAGTGGTCTGACTCAGACCTAGAGACTGACAGCGAGTGA